DNA sequence from the Lynx canadensis isolate LIC74 chromosome B2, mLynCan4.pri.v2, whole genome shotgun sequence genome:
GCACTGTTCCTCAGCTGCTGGTTCATCTCAGGGGACCAGACAAGTCCATCTCCTTCGCTGGCTGTGTAGCTCAGCTGTTTGTCTCTCTAGGGTTGGGATGCACAGAATGCATTCTGTTAGGGGTGATGGCATTTGACCGCTACGCAGCCGTCTGCAGGCCCCTGCACTACACAGTGATCATGCACCCCCGTCTCTGTGCCCTGATGGCTTCTGCATCGTGGTTCATTGGTTTTGCCAACTCCTCGTTGCAGACAGTGCTCACCTTCTTTGTACCACTTtgtgggagaaataaaatagatcacTTCTTTTGTGAGATCCCCCCACTGCTCAAGCTTGCCTGTGTTGACACCACTGTGAATGAGTCTGAGCTTTTCTTTGTCAGTGTGATCATTCTTCTCATACCTGTGGCATTAATCACGTTGTCCTATGGTCGAATCGTCAGGGCAGTGTTAAGAATAAAGTCAGATGCTGGACAGAGGAAAGCGTTTGGGACATGTGGGTCCCACCTCACAGTGGTCTCCCTGTTCTACGGCACAGGCATCTACATTTACCTTCAGCCCAGCAGCAACTACTCCCAGGATCAGGGCaagttcatttctctcttctacaCCATTGTCACCCCCATGGTCAACCCTGTCATATATACTCTGCGGAATAGGGATATGATTGGAGCAATGAAGAAAGTGTTCTGTAGGGATATGACCCTAGATGACTGAGGGGAAGACCATTTGACAGAAGACTTTGAATGCCAGGGTCTTTCAGGTTTTTGTGTCCTCCATATTTCCCCTGATAACTCTCAAGGGAAATTccttaattcattcttttatgcAAGTGGGTGCTCAAACTCTAAGTTCATGCATGCATTACAGCCTCCAGAGATGCTGATTTAGTATTCCAATGCCATCTGcatcatattaatattttaaaaagttacaaaggaTTTTCCTATTTCACCCTCATTTGGGAACACTATTACAATTCTAATTGCAAAGGACAATGACACACACACCCTAAAAACATATCAAAGTAAGAATGGAAACCACCAGTACACTATAATAAATATTGTAGCATTCTCCAGCAATTGCTGGAGCCTATTGCTTATTCTTGCAATTTGATCATGGCTCTATTACAACATTTGGAGCCTCACTGGGTCACAGCTTTTTCCCAGAAGTAGGAGGGCAACTGTAGGAAAAACAAACTTTAGCTGAGAGAAAGTTTGCAAACATCCATCCTGATAAAGCTGGTCACATATCATTCTGTGGTGTATTGTTGCCATTCTgacactgttttcattttgaacccaattgtttttcaagtgttcttgtttgaaattaatatttattattttatttttaattaaaaataatttaatttttaataatttaataattaaaataaatataatttatgtattataaaaataaaaataatttaaaaataatttaatttttattgtcattcCATTAGAGTTAACTTACAGCATTATATTATGTTACTTTATACTTTAACGGTACTTTATAAAGTACTTTATAGTACTTTcctgtgcaatatagtgattcaacatttccatcatcacaggtgctctctttaatctccatcacctttttcacccctcccccaggccatCCATTGTGGCACCAgtgagcccagagaagggaagggacattCTCAGTTCATGCATCCCTACCTTCGTAGCCCTGTCCCGGCCTTAGAATTGTCACATGTTACCATAACGGCAGGGTGTGCAGTGTAGGTGACTGCACTCTGAACACGCCCTCTGCGTCCTGCTAAACTCACTCCTGGATCAGTCATCAGAGCGCCGTCACCCCCGTGAGACCCTCCTGTACCTCCTAGTCTGCATATTTTGCCACTACTGTTTGCCAGAGTCCCGCTCTGACCAGGCTCATGGAGGAGGCAGGAACAGGTCACAGACCACTGGCAACCCTACCTTTGCAGGTGACTGCTTTTTGGATGCTTGTTTTGTGACACGGGCGAGAGCTCTCTTTCACTGCTGTGGTGTTGTGTCATGTTTGAGCCGTGCTGGTGCAGACTGGGAACCACCGTGTGTAGACATGTGGTTTGCAGGGACAAGGGGGGCTGGGTGTCGATGCAGAAAGGAGAGGGTGAATTCCTGGAGATCAGTGGGGTCAGGGGAAGGGCTCCCCTAGGTGGCCTCAGAGACAGGACACTGGCTTCTGGGAGGagacatttccttctttccccatgGCCCTTCCTGCTGTTTTGGAATTAAGTTGACATGAGACAGAGCAACAGGAGAAAACAGCCAAAGTTTTATTACCACCCCACGGAGGCCCAATCTGGACAttaagacccaaagaaatgaacaACCAGGTGGTTTTTACCCTGTTTACAGAGAGACAATAGATGAGCATGGAAttgacaggagaaagaaaaccagtgTTTGGAGCTGCAGTTAGCAGGGAATGCGAAGTGGAATGTGGGCTGAGGTAGTGGGTTAGTAAAAAATAGCAGGTTTATTTCTACAGCCTTCTCAGTTCTAAGGTCCCTACCTGTGGTGATAACTGGTTGTTTTTACTTCTCAGACCTGGGAGGAGACTTTCATTTGGGAGATATTTCCTGCttccagggggacagaggagggtgtGATGTCCTCCCACCTGCTCTTTCCCCAGTAGCTTCTATTCACGGTGATCAATATGTTGTTGAGGTCCACGTTGGGGGGCCTCCCTGGGTTCCCACACTTGCTccgtttaaaaaatttaattctattcATTTACATTGTTGGGGGGATTTATTTTAACCACTGGAGGGAATGAAATCTATGAGGTCTCTAGGAAGTGTAAGTTCTTCTGATTCGTGAGCCTTTTCTGAGAATGGTTTCAACCCCTTTTCAGGATGAGGCTGTTCAGGTGTACTTGTGTGTTGAGTCTCAGAGAAGCATCGTGGACATTTCTACTGATTGGGTTATTTGGGATCTCCATGATCAATGGCCTGTCTTGATCAGTGGTCAAAGCCTTTGACAGGGCCCCGTCCCCCCGAATCTGTGGTAGCAGGTCACACATAATGCTTTCTCACATTTGTAAGTTGTCATTTCAATCACTTGGAAACATGAAATGGTTTTGAAAGACTCTCTTTGGAAAGCTTCTTTAGTAACTTATCTCTAACGAGAACTcagttttaatgtatttaaaggaAGCATGTTGACTAAGAATGTGTTCTTTCTAGCTTGAAATCAGCCTCTCCCAGGTTTCACCCTCCCTCTTAGAAAAACCACCTCTATTCCCGCAGAATGATTCTCCTCATAGTCTGCCACAACGTGttacattttggttttcatttaggtagaagcaatatatatattaatatattattaaacacATACACCCACGGACATGCTCGTGCACAAAATGTGCTCCATATCCAATCAACTGTAGGCCAATCTCTGAACCCTTTTGTGAAGATGATTACTACAAGAAAATATGTTTCCTTGAGCTTATCCTACTTAGAAGTGCCAGGCTCATACATGATGTATTTCCAATATGTTCTGAAATACAAATACATCCTAGTGTATGTGGTAACAGTATCCCTGCAGATCActtgaatggagaaaaaaaaaactctttccaGGAGGTGGAGGGAGCAATGGCTGTTGGTAGAATCTGGTACCATTCAAGAGCTCCATGGAACAAACTATACCCCTATAGACACAATAAGCTAAGAAATTTAGAAGTCACCGTGAAAATTCTTGactctttttcaaatattagttgTCCGTATGtggatgggtttatttctgtgctcttaaTTGTGTTCCTTTGGTGTATGTGTCCGTTTCTTGATCTAGTAACACGCTGTTTTGATTCCTAGATATTTATAATACGGTTTGAATCAGGAAGTCggctgcctccagctttgttcttctttgttgGAATGGCTTTGGCAATTGGgacttttgtggctccatacacaTTTCAGGATTGTTTCTTATTCTATCTGTGAAATATGCCATTCaaattttgatagggaatgcATTGAATCTAGAGATGATTTTGAATACTGTGAAAATTTTtcaatcttaatatttttaaatataatttattgtcaagttggctaacatacagtgtatacagtgtgctcttggtttcaggggtagattcccatgattcatcgcttacattgcaacacccagtgctcatcccaacaagtgccctcctcaatgcccaattcatgaacacaggatatcttAATTCTCTTCAATTTGTTCCATCAACTTATGCAGTTTTAAATGTAGAGAtattttgcctccttggttaaatttaaaCCTACGTATTTTAtcgtttttgatgctattgtgaatgtgggatgaaaaaaatcttttcatgttgttggaaatggcaagacttaattctttttattgctgagtactattccattgtgtgtgtgtgtgtgtgtgtgtgtgtgtatcacagttgctttattttaatttaattttttttaactttacatccaaactagttagcatatagtgaaacaatgatttcaggagtagattccttaatgccccttacccatttagcccatc
Encoded proteins:
- the LOC115514705 gene encoding putative olfactory receptor 2B8, whose translation is MDQKNGSSFTGFILLGFSDRPQLERVLFVVLLIFYLLTLLGNTSIIALSRLDPHLQTPMYFFLSNLSFLDLCYTTSTVPQLLVHLRGPDKSISFAGCVAQLFVSLGLGCTECILLGVMAFDRYAAVCRPLHYTVIMHPRLCALMASASWFIGFANSSLQTVLTFFVPLCGRNKIDHFFCEIPPLLKLACVDTTVNESELFFVSVIILLIPVALITLSYGRIVRAVLRIKSDAGQRKAFGTCGSHLTVVSLFYGTGIYIYLQPSSNYSQDQGKFISLFYTIVTPMVNPVIYTLRNRDMIGAMKKMITTRKYVSLSLSYLEVPGSYMMYFQYVLKYKYILVYVVTVSLQIT